A single bacterium DNA region contains:
- a CDS encoding DUF883 family protein, translating into MAENIDKGPPEDAAERLESAREKFGEVVESKIRGIKDGAGKATQSVKEKAERVSAGAREKYEGAREGARHGYEKVTKDLEHLGEDVNEYVRQNPGKAIAMAVGAGFLLGILLRGRRE; encoded by the coding sequence ATGGCAGAGAACATCGACAAAGGCCCCCCTGAAGACGCGGCCGAGCGATTGGAGTCGGCTCGCGAGAAGTTCGGTGAAGTCGTCGAGAGCAAGATCCGCGGCATCAAGGACGGTGCCGGCAAAGCAACCCAGAGCGTCAAGGAAAAGGCCGAGCGCGTGTCCGCCGGGGCGCGAGAGAAGTATGAAGGCGCCCGCGAGGGAGCGCGCCATGGTTACGAGAAGGTGACCAAGGATCTCGAGCATCTCGGTGAAGACGTCAACGAGTACGTTCGTCAGAACCCTGGCAAGGCCATCGCGATGGCGGTCGGAGCCGGTTTTCTGCTCGGCATTCTGCTGCGCGGCCGCCGAGAATGA
- a CDS encoding insulinase family protein, with product MPIDSPRYTIDRWLGPLRGIERYRLDNGLEVRLVPSSQAPIVVASLWYRVGARDEPPEYSGIAHFLEHMMFKGSDRFPMGSIDRLTQSLGGDNNAFTSHDVTSYYFSFASEHWQTALEIEADRMEHLTLDEREIEREREVILEEISMYEDDPWDALELRTRETYYRGYPYGRPILGRRETVRAIDRNALESFYRANYGPDNAVLVLAGDLGGGALAEVETRLGKPRPIGIDRRAPRGSFAIPDELRRVRHDKGRSPRLLVALPAPRADHDDFAPWRLWMTVLGGGRSSRLHRRLVDEGKLCSAMSAELTEAAGPGVAMISAELLPGVEPARVEDLVLDGLRELLRHPQSPVELENAKRMLLADWVFGLERILRQGLAVGQAEAVFDAGYPERHLRGLLGCESEDLETVARRNLTTAGGDLGGVVGWARAGAD from the coding sequence GTGCCGATTGATTCTCCCCGATACACCATTGATCGCTGGCTCGGCCCGCTCCGGGGCATCGAGCGGTACCGGCTGGACAACGGACTGGAGGTTCGGCTGGTGCCTAGCTCGCAGGCCCCGATTGTGGTCGCGTCTCTCTGGTATCGGGTAGGCGCTCGGGACGAGCCCCCGGAGTACAGCGGCATCGCTCACTTTCTCGAACATATGATGTTCAAGGGCAGCGACCGCTTTCCCATGGGCTCGATCGATCGACTGACCCAGTCACTCGGCGGTGACAACAACGCCTTCACGAGCCATGACGTAACGTCGTACTACTTCAGCTTCGCGAGCGAGCACTGGCAGACCGCGCTCGAGATCGAGGCGGACCGCATGGAGCACTTGACTCTGGACGAGCGCGAGATCGAGCGCGAGCGCGAGGTGATCCTGGAAGAGATCTCCATGTACGAGGACGATCCCTGGGATGCCCTGGAACTGCGCACCAGGGAGACCTACTACCGGGGCTATCCCTACGGGCGACCGATCCTGGGGAGGCGCGAGACCGTGCGAGCCATCGACCGGAATGCGCTCGAGAGCTTCTACCGGGCCAACTATGGTCCCGACAATGCGGTTCTGGTCTTGGCCGGCGACCTCGGAGGCGGGGCCCTGGCCGAAGTCGAGACTCGGCTCGGCAAGCCGAGGCCGATTGGCATCGACCGTCGAGCGCCGCGAGGCTCATTCGCCATACCCGATGAGCTGCGGCGAGTGCGCCACGACAAGGGCAGGAGCCCGCGTCTTCTGGTGGCGCTGCCGGCGCCGCGGGCGGACCACGATGACTTCGCTCCCTGGCGACTGTGGATGACGGTTCTCGGCGGGGGCCGCTCGAGCCGCCTGCATCGGCGTCTGGTCGACGAAGGCAAGCTCTGCAGTGCGATGTCCGCCGAGTTGACCGAGGCGGCCGGGCCCGGTGTCGCGATGATCAGCGCCGAGCTGCTGCCCGGAGTCGAGCCGGCGCGAGTCGAAGACCTGGTCCTCGACGGACTCCGTGAGCTGCTGCGCCATCCTCAGTCGCCGGTCGAGCTCGAGAACGCCAAGCGCATGCTCTTGGCGGATTGGGTTTTCGGCCTGGAGCGCATCCTCCGTCAGGGACTTGCGGTCGGACAGGCGGAGGCGGTATTCGACGCGGGCTATCCGGAGCGCCACCTACGCGGTCTCCTGGGCTGCGAGTCCGAAGACCTCGAGACCGTGGCTCGCCGCAACCTGACCACGGCCGGCGGAGATCTCGGAGGGGTGGTCGGTTGGGCCCGGGCGGGAGCCGACTGA
- a CDS encoding insulinase family protein: MASIRVRRVPGAPVVAVRVWLPGGSTAETLPGQALVSGRLLLEGTRTRSWRVISEAAEKRGAAMVADAGYEAQGLAIDALADDWELALDWAAELVLSSVFPQERCRWLARQAAAELEQLADHPDVKTSWAFARQLYGTGARGRPLQGSVESLESLEAEACESFHRSCLQRGAIVTVAGDIVEGAVEAKLLGLFGGLPSPGGLPSTPADSGGETVSHQEVELEESEQAHWFGGAVTASRRDPDYWPLGLVGIVLGAGGHLNGRISRRVRELEGLAYSCSIATVAGAGREAGSFTVAAGTSPERVDEVGVAVAEELEALVHDGVTQEELRDARAYLLGSEPFARETARQWATLLAQAELFGVPLDDSGWVTDRWLAVTEGRALEVARLHLDPRRLRVTVGRGHKL; this comes from the coding sequence ATGGCATCGATTCGAGTTCGGCGGGTTCCGGGTGCGCCGGTGGTCGCGGTTCGGGTGTGGTTGCCCGGGGGTAGCACCGCGGAGACGTTGCCGGGCCAGGCGCTGGTGAGCGGCAGGCTTCTGCTCGAGGGCACGCGAACGAGAAGCTGGCGAGTGATCTCGGAAGCGGCGGAGAAGCGGGGAGCCGCGATGGTTGCCGACGCCGGCTACGAGGCTCAGGGTCTTGCGATCGACGCGCTTGCCGACGACTGGGAGCTGGCTCTGGACTGGGCTGCCGAGTTGGTTCTAAGCTCGGTCTTTCCGCAAGAGCGCTGCCGATGGCTCGCACGACAGGCCGCGGCAGAGCTCGAACAGCTTGCCGACCATCCGGACGTCAAGACTTCGTGGGCTTTCGCCCGGCAGCTTTACGGCACAGGGGCTCGTGGCCGCCCGCTTCAGGGCAGCGTCGAGAGCCTAGAGAGTCTGGAGGCCGAAGCCTGCGAGTCCTTTCACCGGTCTTGCTTGCAGCGAGGTGCCATCGTCACCGTCGCCGGAGACATTGTCGAAGGCGCCGTCGAGGCCAAGCTCCTCGGCCTGTTCGGCGGCTTGCCGAGTCCCGGCGGCCTTCCCTCGACACCCGCGGACTCCGGCGGCGAGACCGTGTCTCATCAAGAGGTCGAGCTCGAAGAGTCCGAGCAGGCGCATTGGTTTGGAGGCGCCGTGACCGCATCGCGCAGAGATCCCGACTACTGGCCCCTGGGCCTGGTGGGGATCGTCCTCGGTGCCGGGGGGCACCTGAACGGACGGATAAGTCGTCGGGTCCGAGAGCTCGAAGGTCTGGCATACAGCTGCAGCATTGCCACCGTCGCCGGCGCCGGGCGCGAAGCCGGCAGCTTCACCGTTGCCGCGGGAACCTCGCCCGAGCGCGTCGATGAGGTGGGAGTGGCCGTCGCCGAGGAGCTCGAGGCTCTGGTGCATGATGGAGTCACCCAAGAGGAGCTTCGCGATGCGCGTGCCTATCTGCTTGGAAGCGAGCCGTTTGCGCGCGAGACCGCTCGCCAATGGGCCACGCTGCTGGCTCAGGCCGAGCTCTTCGGCGTTCCCCTCGACGATAGCGGCTGGGTGACCGATCGCTGGCTCGCCGTAACCGAGGGGAGGGCTCTCGAGGTGGCGCGCCTGCACCTCGATCCCCGCCGCCTCAGGGTGACCGTAGGGAGGGGACACAAACTCTAA
- a CDS encoding VCBS repeat-containing protein, with protein sequence MCESHDNNTRTFRVGEAITGVLILVAGAAALSAATGKPTFQDRSAEAGLDFRHFNGMVGAFYFPEMTGQGGGLVDFDGDGDLDLFFRQGTLLATGETLDQALFPIDKPLGDRLYRNDLHETAAGKAAAAFVDVSVTAGFRDTGYGMGLAAGDYDDDGDLDLYLTNYGSNQLWRNRGDGSFENVTAGSGADDPRWSTSATFVDIDQDGDLDLFAANYVQFDVDENPRCFASTSALDYCGPSAFTSESDLLLRNRGDGTFEDISVKSGVGRARGAGLGVISGDFNGDGRLDLYVANDGEANHLWLGRGDGTFADDALFSGTALNRHGSPEASMGLAAADFDGDGSEDLFLTHLAEESNTFYRNLGDGLFEDRSRETGLAAPSMPYTSFGVAPIDFDNDGWPDLAIANGAVRILLDLAAQGDIYPLDQPNQLHRNRGDGSFEEVSSSAGEAFTLSEVSRGLATGDLDHDGGVDLVVFNNNGPARMLANQAAPGKRWLGIARTKGGDRVHVLTKSKRAISRTARTDGSYCSVSDLRVTVGLGGEPPLELEVDRGTGRMRFLDPPSDVYLVLPP encoded by the coding sequence TTGTGCGAATCTCACGATAACAACACGCGAACATTCCGAGTCGGCGAAGCCATCACCGGGGTTCTGATTCTGGTCGCCGGCGCAGCGGCGTTGAGTGCCGCAACGGGCAAGCCGACCTTCCAGGACCGCTCGGCCGAGGCCGGGCTGGATTTTCGCCACTTCAATGGCATGGTAGGAGCCTTCTACTTCCCAGAAATGACCGGGCAGGGCGGCGGCTTGGTCGACTTCGACGGTGACGGCGACCTCGACCTCTTCTTCCGCCAGGGGACGCTTCTCGCAACCGGAGAGACACTCGACCAGGCGCTCTTTCCGATTGACAAACCGCTCGGGGATCGGCTGTATCGCAATGACCTCCACGAGACCGCGGCAGGAAAGGCTGCCGCCGCCTTTGTCGACGTCTCGGTCACCGCCGGCTTTCGCGACACCGGCTACGGCATGGGCCTCGCGGCCGGCGACTACGACGACGACGGCGACCTCGACCTCTATCTCACCAATTACGGCTCGAATCAGCTCTGGCGCAATCGCGGTGATGGGTCGTTCGAAAACGTGACTGCCGGAAGCGGCGCCGACGACCCCAGATGGAGTACGAGCGCGACCTTCGTCGACATCGATCAGGACGGAGACCTCGATCTGTTCGCGGCGAACTACGTGCAGTTCGACGTCGACGAGAACCCGAGATGCTTCGCCTCGACGTCGGCACTGGACTACTGCGGCCCGAGCGCCTTTACGTCGGAAAGCGATCTGCTTTTGCGCAACCGGGGCGACGGGACCTTCGAGGACATCTCGGTGAAGTCGGGAGTTGGCCGGGCGCGCGGCGCCGGCCTCGGCGTTATCTCCGGCGACTTCAACGGCGACGGCCGGCTCGATCTCTATGTGGCCAACGACGGTGAGGCCAACCACCTGTGGCTGGGCCGCGGCGACGGCACCTTCGCCGACGACGCCCTGTTCTCGGGCACCGCGCTGAATCGACACGGCTCTCCCGAAGCGAGCATGGGACTCGCCGCCGCGGACTTCGACGGCGACGGCAGCGAAGATCTCTTCCTCACTCATCTGGCCGAGGAATCCAATACCTTCTATCGCAATCTCGGCGACGGCCTGTTCGAAGACCGCAGCCGGGAGACCGGCCTGGCGGCACCGAGCATGCCCTACACCAGTTTCGGTGTGGCTCCGATCGATTTCGACAACGACGGCTGGCCGGACCTCGCGATCGCCAACGGTGCAGTACGAATCCTTCTGGATCTGGCCGCGCAGGGCGACATCTACCCTCTCGACCAGCCCAATCAGCTACATCGCAATCGCGGTGACGGATCGTTCGAGGAAGTTTCCTCCAGCGCCGGCGAAGCCTTCACTCTGTCAGAGGTCAGTCGAGGACTGGCGACCGGAGACCTCGATCACGACGGCGGCGTCGATTTGGTTGTTTTCAACAACAACGGCCCGGCCCGGATGCTCGCCAACCAGGCGGCGCCGGGGAAGCGATGGTTGGGAATCGCCCGCACAAAAGGAGGGGATCGCGTTCATGTGCTGACCAAGTCCAAGCGCGCCATTAGTCGTACCGCCCGCACGGACGGCAGCTACTGCTCGGTCAGCGACCTCAGGGTCACCGTCGGCCTCGGCGGCGAACCACCCCTGGAGCTCGAGGTCGACCGCGGTACCGGGCGCATGCGCTTTCTGGACCCGCCCTCGGACGTCTACCTCGTCCTGCCGCCGTAG
- the gcvT gene encoding glycine cleavage system aminomethyltransferase GcvT, producing MTEPDSLRRSPLDAEHRAAGAKMAPFAGWSMPVSYTGVMEEHRAVRSTAGLFDVSHMGEVIVAGGQAEAFLQLATPNDVGKLEPGQAHYSSLLTEAGTYIDDLLIYRLAAEEFLLVINAANAEKDLEHLHAVARREFGDGADLSIRDATDSFALLALQGPRAAALLTPLADEPLDTLGYYRCRWSCVAGRKVFLARTGYTGEDGFEIFVDAEAAGGLWRELMTAGRSHSLAPAGLGARDTLRTEAAMALYGHEIDDTTTPFEARLGWTIKLDKGPFVGRDALIEAKSRGPARKLVGFEITGRGIARQGYSVFVNGASVGTVTSGTFSPTLEKAIGMAYVPSELARVGREMEIERRGRRLSAVQVKLPFYKRETT from the coding sequence ATGACGGAACCCGATTCACTCAGAAGATCGCCGCTCGATGCCGAGCACCGGGCCGCCGGCGCAAAGATGGCCCCGTTCGCCGGCTGGAGCATGCCAGTGAGCTACACCGGCGTCATGGAGGAGCATCGGGCGGTTCGATCGACGGCCGGTCTCTTCGATGTTTCGCACATGGGAGAGGTGATCGTAGCCGGGGGACAGGCCGAGGCGTTCTTGCAGCTGGCAACGCCCAACGACGTCGGCAAGCTCGAGCCGGGGCAGGCTCATTACAGCTCGTTGTTGACCGAGGCCGGGACCTACATCGACGATCTGCTCATCTACCGGTTGGCCGCGGAGGAGTTCCTGCTGGTGATTAACGCCGCCAACGCCGAGAAGGACCTCGAGCATCTCCATGCCGTCGCCAGGCGTGAGTTCGGAGACGGCGCCGATCTGTCGATTCGGGACGCGACCGATTCGTTCGCGCTTCTTGCGCTGCAGGGACCGCGAGCCGCGGCGCTGCTGACTCCGCTGGCCGACGAGCCGCTGGATACGCTGGGCTACTACCGTTGCAGATGGAGCTGCGTGGCGGGCAGGAAGGTTTTTCTCGCCCGTACTGGATACACGGGTGAGGACGGTTTCGAGATCTTCGTCGATGCCGAAGCCGCGGGCGGGCTCTGGCGGGAACTGATGACGGCCGGCCGGAGCCACAGTCTGGCGCCGGCAGGATTGGGTGCCCGCGATACCCTCCGAACGGAGGCCGCGATGGCCCTCTATGGCCACGAGATCGACGACACCACGACGCCATTCGAGGCGAGGTTGGGATGGACGATCAAGCTCGACAAGGGGCCTTTTGTGGGGCGCGACGCACTGATCGAGGCCAAGTCCAGGGGTCCCGCTCGCAAGTTGGTCGGGTTCGAGATCACCGGTCGTGGCATCGCGCGCCAAGGCTACTCGGTGTTCGTGAACGGAGCTTCCGTGGGCACGGTCACTAGTGGTACCTTCAGTCCGACGCTCGAGAAGGCGATCGGCATGGCTTATGTGCCGAGTGAGTTAGCCCGGGTCGGGCGTGAGATGGAGATTGAACGGCGTGGGCGCAGGCTCTCGGCCGTGCAGGTGAAGCTACCGTTCTACAAGCGCGAAACGACCTAA
- the gcvH gene encoding glycine cleavage system protein GcvH, producing the protein MYPQDYRYSKDHEWVRDEEDTVVVGITDFAQSELGDVVYVELPEVGATFETDDEVGTIESVKAVAEVYTPLAGEVVEINEALVDGPEKVNDDPHGEGWLFQLRVSSPGQADQLMTAEAYEAFIQSEG; encoded by the coding sequence ATGTATCCGCAGGACTACAGATACTCGAAAGACCATGAGTGGGTGCGAGACGAGGAAGACACCGTCGTCGTAGGCATCACGGATTTTGCACAGAGCGAGCTCGGCGACGTCGTCTACGTGGAGCTGCCCGAGGTCGGTGCTACGTTCGAGACCGATGATGAAGTCGGGACGATCGAGTCGGTCAAGGCCGTGGCGGAAGTCTATACGCCCCTTGCGGGCGAGGTCGTAGAAATCAACGAGGCGCTGGTCGACGGACCCGAGAAGGTCAATGACGACCCCCACGGCGAAGGCTGGCTGTTTCAGCTGCGGGTCTCGTCGCCCGGACAGGCCGACCAGCTCATGACGGCCGAGGCCTACGAGGCCTTTATTCAAAGCGAAGGTTGA
- the queA gene encoding tRNA preQ1(34) S-adenosylmethionine ribosyltransferase-isomerase QueA: MLTSDFDYDLPPELIAQQALERGRSRLLTVPSIGRPEDHQISELPEMLSPGDLLVVNNTRVLAARLFGRRPGGGRAEILLVAPRDPEAGIDRASEWICLGRPRKRMRPGTRILFHDDLRVEVLEHLAPDRLLLRFSSPPVRHLSELGHVPLPPYIARDDTDTDRDRYQTVYAEVPGAVAAPTAGLHFDRDLLGRIEARGIGVAKLTLHVGPGTFRPVSVDRIDDHTMESERFEIDDSAALAIERTRASGGQIVAVGTTVVRTLESAVRSPGGLVAAKGSTELFIKPGFEFKVVDRLLTNFHLPRSTLLMLVSAFAGRRRVLDAYRLAVERGYRFYSYGDAMLLDRYEGLGR, translated from the coding sequence GTGCTGACATCGGATTTCGACTACGATCTGCCCCCCGAGCTCATTGCTCAGCAGGCGCTCGAGCGCGGTCGTAGCCGCCTGCTGACCGTGCCCTCGATCGGCCGGCCCGAGGATCATCAGATCTCCGAACTGCCGGAGATGCTCAGCCCCGGGGATCTTCTGGTGGTCAACAACACCCGCGTCCTCGCGGCTCGCCTGTTTGGCCGGCGGCCGGGCGGAGGTCGGGCGGAGATCCTCCTGGTCGCTCCTCGCGACCCCGAGGCAGGAATCGATCGGGCCAGCGAGTGGATCTGTCTGGGTCGGCCGCGCAAGCGGATGCGGCCAGGCACTCGGATTCTCTTCCACGACGACTTGCGGGTGGAGGTTCTCGAGCACCTGGCGCCGGATCGCCTATTGCTTCGGTTCTCTTCGCCCCCGGTACGGCATCTGTCGGAACTCGGCCATGTGCCCTTGCCCCCATACATCGCCCGCGACGACACCGACACCGATCGCGACCGCTATCAGACCGTCTACGCCGAGGTCCCCGGTGCGGTCGCGGCTCCAACCGCAGGTCTTCACTTCGACCGGGACCTGCTGGGGAGAATCGAGGCGCGCGGCATCGGAGTCGCCAAGCTCACTCTCCACGTGGGGCCCGGGACCTTCCGGCCGGTGAGTGTCGACCGCATCGACGACCACACAATGGAATCCGAGCGCTTCGAGATCGACGACAGCGCCGCTCTGGCAATCGAGAGGACCCGGGCGAGCGGCGGCCAGATCGTCGCGGTGGGTACAACGGTGGTACGGACCCTCGAGTCCGCGGTGCGCTCACCCGGTGGTCTCGTTGCCGCCAAGGGCTCGACCGAGCTCTTCATCAAGCCCGGCTTCGAGTTCAAGGTGGTGGACCGGCTGCTGACCAACTTCCACCTGCCGCGCTCTACGCTGCTGATGCTGGTCTCGGCATTCGCCGGCCGGAGGCGCGTGCTCGACGCCTACAGGCTCGCCGTGGAGCGCGGTTATAGGTTCTATTCGTACGGCGACGCCATGCTGCTCGACCGCTACGAGGGCCTAGGTCGCTGA
- a CDS encoding ABC transporter permease → MGRSDSGLGAAVLFTLVLVAVLAPWLSQADPTVQYDPVNGANLAPGSRRFEVLGRDGSRLLARRVEVTPDGVAATTEDGSRLIPTESIQRTERGRITRERFFPLGTDRVGRDVWARLLHGSRVSLAVALLAAVLASLLGVIVGSAAAVGGRLADTALMRLVDGFVAFPRLFLLLALAAFLNAGPITVIVVLGATSWMSVGRLVRAELLRLKNTEMALAARASGASQLRTLISHLLPNAAAPVVVATTLRIGDVLLLEAALSFLGLGIRPPTPSWGNMIADGVPDIATAWWTSTLPGLAIVITVVAFNLVGDDLQSRLRRGPAEAS, encoded by the coding sequence GTGGGTAGGAGTGATTCGGGACTCGGCGCCGCCGTGCTGTTTACCCTGGTGCTCGTGGCCGTGCTGGCCCCCTGGTTGAGCCAAGCCGATCCGACCGTCCAATACGACCCCGTCAACGGCGCCAATCTGGCTCCGGGTTCGAGGCGCTTCGAGGTCCTTGGCCGAGACGGCAGCCGCCTTCTGGCGCGCAGAGTCGAGGTTACTCCCGACGGTGTGGCCGCCACGACCGAGGACGGGAGCCGTCTGATTCCGACGGAGTCGATCCAGCGAACCGAGCGCGGACGAATCACGCGCGAGCGGTTCTTTCCGCTTGGAACCGACCGGGTCGGCCGCGACGTCTGGGCTCGCCTCCTGCACGGCAGCCGGGTCTCTCTGGCGGTCGCCCTCCTGGCGGCCGTGCTGGCGAGTCTCCTGGGCGTGATCGTCGGCAGCGCGGCCGCCGTGGGAGGACGGCTAGCCGACACCGCGCTCATGCGACTCGTCGACGGCTTCGTCGCCTTCCCCAGGCTCTTTCTGTTACTCGCCCTGGCAGCGTTCCTGAATGCCGGTCCGATCACCGTCATCGTCGTCCTGGGTGCGACCAGCTGGATGTCCGTGGGTCGGCTAGTGCGAGCCGAGTTGCTGCGGCTCAAGAACACCGAAATGGCCCTCGCGGCGAGAGCCTCCGGCGCGAGCCAGCTGCGAACCCTGATCAGTCACCTGCTACCCAATGCGGCGGCTCCCGTCGTGGTGGCAACCACGCTCAGAATCGGTGACGTCCTGCTCCTCGAAGCCGCGCTGTCGTTTCTGGGGTTGGGTATCCGGCCGCCGACGCCGTCATGGGGCAACATGATTGCCGACGGTGTTCCGGACATCGCGACCGCTTGGTGGACGTCGACACTGCCCGGGCTTGCGATCGTCATCACAGTCGTTGCCTTCAACCTGGTGGGGGACGATCTGCAGTCCCGGCTGCGGCGAGGCCCGGCGGAGGCCTCTTAG
- a CDS encoding ABC transporter permease has translation MTGFLLRRTVTAILVIGIVLTLAFFAVHLAPGDPTTRYLDARMSQAQQDQLRHALGLDRPLPEQYVRWLGSVVLRADLGFSFTHNRPVTRVLADHLAPTAVLAITALLIQFGVGILLGALAARRQGSLTDRVVRWLSLILYSTPHFWLGLMALLLLSYRAGWFPASGISSIEALDWGAWSSPRRLLDTAHHLVLPASVLGLAMAGGVTRFVRNSLLEVGHEDFIRSSRAAGVGEGRILWVLALKNALVPVIQIAGLSLPYLISGALVTEVVFSLPGMGRLAYSAILARDYPVILGATLLAATMVVCGNLLADLGHAAVDPRVRREIAHRG, from the coding sequence TTGACTGGGTTTCTTCTTCGGCGCACCGTCACCGCCATCCTGGTGATCGGGATCGTCTTGACTCTGGCCTTCTTCGCCGTCCACCTGGCGCCGGGCGACCCGACGACGCGATACCTCGACGCGCGCATGTCGCAGGCCCAGCAGGATCAGCTGCGCCACGCCTTAGGCCTCGATCGGCCCCTGCCGGAGCAGTACGTCCGGTGGCTCGGCTCGGTTGTTCTGCGCGCCGACCTGGGGTTTTCGTTCACCCACAACCGGCCGGTCACCCGGGTTCTCGCCGACCACCTGGCGCCGACCGCGGTGCTGGCGATCACAGCCCTCTTGATTCAGTTCGGAGTCGGAATCCTGCTCGGCGCATTGGCCGCTCGCCGCCAGGGCTCGCTAACCGACCGGGTAGTGCGATGGCTGTCCCTAATTCTCTACTCCACTCCCCATTTTTGGCTCGGCTTGATGGCCCTGCTGCTGCTGAGCTACCGGGCGGGCTGGTTCCCGGCGAGCGGCATATCCTCGATCGAGGCCCTCGACTGGGGCGCTTGGTCGTCGCCGCGGCGGCTGCTGGATACCGCTCATCATCTGGTGCTGCCGGCCTCGGTCCTGGGTCTGGCGATGGCCGGCGGCGTGACCCGATTCGTGCGCAATTCCCTTCTCGAGGTTGGCCACGAGGACTTCATCCGCAGCTCGCGAGCCGCCGGAGTCGGCGAGGGACGCATTCTGTGGGTGCTGGCGCTCAAGAACGCCCTGGTGCCGGTCATCCAGATCGCTGGTCTTTCGCTGCCTTACCTGATCAGCGGCGCGTTGGTCACGGAAGTGGTGTTCTCGTTGCCGGGGATGGGCAGGCTCGCCTACAGTGCGATCCTGGCCCGAGACTACCCAGTCATCCTCGGCGCCACGCTTCTGGCGGCGACCATGGTCGTCTGCGGCAATCTGCTCGCGGATCTCGGGCATGCCGCCGTCGATCCGCGGGTCCGCAGGGAGATCGCCCATCGTGGGTAG
- a CDS encoding alpha/beta hydrolase has translation MLLKLYYVWTAAVLRALGARRVKHEVGDTTLLCYEIGPPDGERWVLLHGLGATALAWIAAVKRLQKEVKLLIPELSVLGGTVCPNGGLNVVEGSEAVTALIEWWAPGRAVTLAGISLGGWMSVRVALERPDLLERLVLVDAGGYRDQDWERIQDLTTVAGLDDVDRLYQALFHRTPFVIELSRRGFLQVYSSPAVRHVLRSTTPDHAYGPEDLATIRQPTLLLWGEHDGLFSLEVARAMEHHLSHSWLVTLPDAGHAIHWEKPGQMAGAIDRFRLQGLQQRSDGGSPGAHSAA, from the coding sequence GTGCTGCTCAAGCTCTACTACGTCTGGACGGCGGCGGTTCTGAGGGCCCTGGGAGCCCGGAGAGTGAAGCACGAAGTCGGCGACACGACCCTGCTTTGCTACGAGATCGGCCCGCCGGACGGCGAACGCTGGGTCCTCCTGCACGGTCTCGGCGCGACCGCGCTAGCCTGGATCGCGGCCGTCAAACGACTACAGAAAGAGGTCAAGCTCCTGATCCCGGAGCTCTCGGTTCTGGGCGGCACGGTTTGTCCGAACGGTGGACTCAACGTGGTGGAGGGCAGCGAGGCAGTCACGGCGCTGATCGAGTGGTGGGCACCCGGTCGCGCCGTGACTCTGGCCGGAATCAGCCTCGGAGGCTGGATGTCGGTACGAGTGGCGCTGGAGAGGCCCGATCTGCTGGAACGGCTCGTACTCGTCGACGCCGGAGGTTACCGGGATCAGGATTGGGAGCGGATCCAGGATCTCACCACCGTCGCTGGCCTCGACGACGTCGACCGGCTCTACCAGGCGCTCTTTCACCGAACGCCCTTCGTTATCGAATTGTCGCGGAGGGGTTTTCTGCAAGTCTATTCCTCACCGGCGGTCAGGCACGTCCTCCGGTCGACCACTCCGGACCACGCCTACGGACCCGAGGATCTCGCCACGATCCGACAACCGACGCTCCTTCTCTGGGGCGAGCATGACGGCCTTTTCAGCCTCGAGGTCGCCCGTGCCATGGAGCACCATCTGTCCCACTCCTGGCTGGTGACCCTCCCCGACGCCGGACACGCCATTCACTGGGAGAAACCCGGACAGATGGCAGGAGCCATCGACCGCTTTCGACTTCAGGGGCTCCAGCAGCGCTCGGATGGCGGGAGCCCCGGTGCCCATTCGGCGGCTTAG